CTGCCCCCAACAGAACAGCAGCAGGGCCAGGGCCAGGCCGGTCAGGCCCAGCAACAACAGCATTTCCAGGGTGAATTCGATACGCATGGGGGTCAAAAGGGGCATTGGCCAGGGTTGGGGCAGTATAATGCCTGTATTGGGGATTCGGGGCCCGGGACGTAACATCTAACGCCCATGGAGCGGACAGCGCCACCCCGGAACATGAAACATCTCTTGGCGGCTTCGGGGTTCGGGACTCAGGACTCGACATTTGCCACGGATGTTTCACAGTAAGGCTTGATGTACTCACTAAGAGCATACGTCCTTAGTATGACATTCTATCTGAGAAGGTGGCTACTTGCCCCTCCCTGCCTCTTTCCCTGCGGACTCCATGTGCTATCATTGCAATCATAGCTCTTTGCACAGGTGTTTTACATGGCCAACCTCGTCGTTAGAAATCTTGATCCCACTGTCGTGGCTGCATTAAAGCAGCGGGCCAGTCGGCATGGCCGGAGTACCGAAGCGGAACATCGTGCCTTGCTGGAAGAGGTACTTCTGCACCCTCGACCCAAGTCTTTTGCTGAGGTCCTGCTGGGTATTCCTGATGTAGGCAGGGATGAGGACTTTGTCCGTCAGGAGGACAAAATGGATGCGGCTCGTGTATTTGATTGATACGAATATTATCAGCGAACTGCGCAAGCATGAACAGGCTAATGCTGGCGTTTTAAGGTTCTTTCGGCAGGCCATTGAGCAGAATGACAGGCTTTATCTCTCTGTCATCACTGTCGGTGAACTGCGTCGTGGGGTTGAGTTGATACGTCATCGCGGTGATCTGCAACAGGCGGTGATCCTGGAGAGCTGGTTGGTTCAACTGTTGATTGATTACGGCGCTCAGGTACTCGACATCAACGCAGATGTTGCTCAATTATGGGGGCGTATTCGCGTACCTCATCCCGAAAACGCGCTGGACAAGCTCATTGCCGCCACTGCCCTGATTTATGATTTGAAACTGGTAACTCGAAACAAAAAGGATTTTTCTATCTCTGGCTTGACGGTACTCAATCCTTTCTCCTAGCAACAGATACCCCGAGCCAAGGCACACCAGCGGGCCATGCTGGAGATGATTGGCTCTGGTGCCGTTCGTGGTGGGGGATGGGGGTTCATCCTGCAAGGGATTGAGATGAAAGACGGTTGCGTGGTCGAGTTTCAAGGCCTTTTTGTAGTGGCCAGCTCATAGCTTGTTGGTCACAGTGCCAACTGCTACATTCAACTTGACCATATGGTCACTTTTAAGGGAGAGGCCCATGCGCCATGTCCAGATTGCAGAGGCCAAAGCCACCCTGTCGGCGTTGCTGGCACGTGTTGAGGCCGGTGAGACTGTGGCGATTACTCGTCACGGTCGGGTTGTTGCGCGCTTGGTGCCTGATGAGGCGCGGATGGCATCTGAGCTGTTTGCGCCCCTTTGGTCTGAATCGGATGAGATTGATTTCTCCGCGCCTGAAGATCATCCACCCCAGCCCATTGCTCCGCTCTGATGCGTTATCTACTTGATACCAATGTTTTTATAGGAGCGATGAAGGGGCTGGCGCCGATTCGACAGCGGTTGCAGGTCACGCCCCTGTCTGACATTGCCCTGTCTGTCATTGTGTTGGGGGAGCTCGAATTGGGAGTGGAGAAAAGCGCCTACAGGGACAAGAATGCCGCCAAGCTCTCAGCTATTCTGGAGAATATCGAAGTTTATCCGCTGGATGCTCAGGTCAGCCGAATCTATGCCCAGATTAGGGCTCGGCTGGAAGGGAAGGGGGTGACCATTGGGGCCAATGATTACTGGATTGCCGCACAGGCCCTGGTTTTGGACCGCGTGCTGGTCACTGACAACGAAGCAGAGTTTTCCCGCGTACCCGACTTGCGGATTGAAAGCTGGTTGAGGGGTTGATTTGCCCAGCAGCAATCGCATTGACGCGCTGTATTCCCCACGCCTGAGTGCCATCTTCACCCGGTTGGCGCAGCAGCGTTTTGGCACGCTGACCGATGCACACCAGCTGATGGAGGATGCCCGCCAGCAGCTTGCCCTTGGATTGGAGCGCCGACTCAGGGATTCCGATTTTGAACCCACCGACAGCTACCTCATCGTCGCCTTCAAGCATGCCCTGACAGACGTGATGCGCGCTCGCTTTGGCCGCCCGGAACCTCGGGCCTGGCTCAAGGCTTTCGGTCCATTGGGTCGCTGGCTGTTTGAACGCTATTGCCTGGAGGGAAGGGCGCAACCGGAAATCATTCAGGCGGCACTTGAAGAGCCCTCTCTGGCCCAGCTCACCACCGAGGATCAGATACGCCAGCTGCTGTGGGAAATGGACCGTGTTCAGGAGTGTGAGGGGCCGCGAGGTCAAGAATACTCCCTGCATGACGAGGATGGTCAGGTGCTGGAAATACCCGTTGATGCCAGCCCGGAGCGCCAGCTGATGGAGGAGCAGCGCCTAGCCCTGCAGGCGCGTATCTTTCAGCACGGCCAGGCGAGTCTACAAGCTGCCAGGGGCCTGATCAGCCATATTGATTCTCTGTTGGGCCAAGCAGGTGAGCGGCTCAGGCTGGATGATGACCAGCGATTCATCCTGCAAGCCAACCTGGATGGCGAGCTGACGGAAGAGCGCATGGGCGAACTGCTCAACGGACTGAGCGTGCGCCAAGTGCGCTATCGCCGGCAACAGGCGCTGGAGAAGCTGCGTGAGCTGCTGGACAAAGCGGGGATCAGGCTGGACGATCTTTTACCGGAGGACGATCTCTGATGGTCAGTCAGCGTTGCTCTGCACCCCTTGTCAGAATCCGCCTGTCAGATTCCAGATGCGCCTCCGTTTACTGGCTATGAGCACAAGCAGAACCCTATGAGCCAATCCCATCCCCTGAGTTCCAGCGAGATCCTTGCCCTGGCCGCCGCATTGGCTGCGGATGAGCCAGGCTTGCCCCAAGGCAACCCGCCCGATCTGGCCGAGCTGGAATCCTGGCGGCAGGGCCAGCTGCCTGCACAACGGGCAGAAGAGGTACTGAGCCATCTGGTACGCCAGCCCGAGCTCATGCAGCAGCTGCGGCAGATGGAGCTGGCCGAGTCTGAGTTGAGGCGTCTGACCGAGCAGCTGGATGCACCATCCCCAGCGGCCCTATCCAACCAGAGCACCGAAGATCAACCCCACTGGCTGGCGCAATTCCTCCTCTCTCTCACCCGCCCGGTCTGGGCCATGGCCCTGGTGGTGATGCTACTCGCGGTTGGCATACTGCCCCTGCTCAAGCCGGTCAGCCTGCAAGCCGAATTGGACGCCCTCTATGCCGAGCCCCTGACCCTGCAGACCGATACCTGGCCCTGGCGCGCTGGCCTGGGCGGCAAATCCATCGACCTGCTGTCTGACCTCGTCGAGCCTGCTACCCAGCTGGAGATTCAGGCCTTTCGCCACGGGGTACGCAAAGGTCTGATGAGGATGCAACTCTCAGGCAAAGGCTGGTCTGGCATCATCAACCAATACCCGGCTCAACCGCCTGCCTGTAGCGCAACCCTTAGGGATTGTGAGATCCGGCGCGACCTCGCCATCGCCACCGGCTACTGGGCCATAGCGGCCAGAATCCGCTGCCTGGCCAATCAGCCTTTGCCTGCGGTAGAGCAGTTATTCGAGCAGCTGAACGCCTTGCCGCAGGCATCCGCTCTCAAACAGCAGTTGACCCAGTTGCAGGCGAAAGCCCAGTGCACGCAGCTGGAACAGCTGATGAACTGGGGGCTGAAGTGAAACTTGTCAGATTGCCGCTGGGGTTGGTGATGAGGGGGTCGTCACGCCCCACTTGATAGATTACCAGCGGATACTCAGGTATCCCCAATCCGTAATGGCACGGTCCTTTGTCACCAGTGGCGCGCCTGCCGCTAAACTGCTGGCGACGATGAGCCGGTCCGCAGGGTCGCCGTGGAAATCGCCCGGTAACCGCGTGGAGAGAACGGCTATTTCGGGTGTTAACGGCAGTAGTTTTACCTTGGGTCGCTGTAAGGCCAAGTCGATCCACACCGCTACGTCCATACTCAACCCCACCCGCTTCTTGGCGACCAGCATGGCCAGCTCCCAGCAGCAAATTGCAGGTATGCCCACGGTGTTGCTGGATGCAATGGATTGAGCAGCGGATTGCGGCAAGGCGTCGGATTCATTCATCCACCACAGCCAAGCATGGGTGTCGAGGACAATCACTGATCAGCGTCCCAGGTTGCATTGATCGGCGAGAGGATGTCCTTCTCAAAGGTCAGGCTGCCTTTCAAGGGATTGAAATCAGCAGGCGGGTTGGTTGTCTGGGATTGGTATGCGGGTTTAGTCAGCGCCCCGATGATTCTGTGCAGGGTTTCGATATTGGCATCGTCCACCGCATCAATCTCGGCCTTGATGAGTTCGCGGGTATTCATGTGTGCTCCTGGTGTGTGTTCAGGGCCCGCCTTGGGTGCCAAGGCAAGCCGTATAGCGAAGGGGATACGGGGCCTTGGTCGAGAAGTGTAGCGCAGCACTGATGCCCAAGTCAGGTTCCTTTGGGGGGCATGGGCCTGCCGTTTGCCTACTTATCTGTTGTTCTTGGCCTGCTGTCATCCGGCTGGCCAATAGAGCGATGGGTTAAACTGCCTGGGTAGCTCCAAGCGAATTCTTGTCAGATACCCCCACCGCCTCCGTTAAGCTATCTAACCACCATGGAAACAGGGAGAAAACGATGCGTCACACTCGTCATTTAACCACTCGTCTGCTGCTGTTGCTTGTGCTCCTGCCTGCCCTGAGTGGGCCGCTGTTGGCGGCAGACCGCGCTTTGCTCATCGGCGTGGGTCAGTATGCCAACCCGGCCTTCAATCTGGAGGGGATAGACATAGATGTCAACAACATGCAGGTGCTGGCCGAACGCTTGGGTTTTGCTGAAATCCGTTCGTTGCAGGATCAGGATGCCACTGCCGCTCAGGTGGAGCAGGTCTTCAAGGACTGGCTGATACCTGGCGTAGGGCCCAATGATCGGGTGCTGATCTACTACAGCGGCCACGGCACTCAGGTCAAGGACGATAACGGTGATGAAACCGATGGCGCCGACGAGGTGCTGGTGATGCACGATGCGGCGCTCACCGATGGCAAGATCGGGGGCGTGTTGCGGGATGATCTGATCTACACCTGGCTGAGCCAAATCCCCAGCCAGAACATCATGGTGCTGGTGGACGCCTGCAACAGCGGCACGGTCACCAAGAACATCAGCCTCGGTAGCCTGAGTTCCGGGGTCAATCGCGGCCAGTCGAAGTTTCTCCACTATGAGGGCATGCCCTCGGCCGGGCGCAAGGAGATGGCGCTGGATAACCCGCAGCAGGGCAAGGTCAACTATGTCGCCCTCTCTGCCGCCGCGGACAATGAGCGCGCCCTGGCCACCAGCAAGGGCAGCCTGTTCACCCGTGCAGTTACCGAGATCGTCGAAAAGGGCCTGCAGCAGGAAAACAAGAGCCTGGGTCTGCGCGGGCTCAAGCGCATCCAGAGCGACAGCTATTCTGGCCGAGGGGGCGCTGTGGCGGCCGAGGATTTGACCCTGGAGCGGATTCATCGTGAAGCCAAGCCGCTGATCGCCACCTACATCGGTGAGGAGGAAATCTTCGACAGCTCGCAGATGTTTCACCCGCAGCTCAGCGGCAACCTGGAGCTGGCGCAAAAGGCCCTGATGGTGCGGCCGGTGCTGAGCGGCGAAGGGCCGGAATGGCAGCGTTTTCGTGCCCTGGCCGATGGCGCTGGTGACCAACTCAAGGTCAGTGCAGAGAGCCAGCGGCTGGAGGAGGGCGACCTGTTGCAGTTACGCGTGGAAACCCCTGGCAAGGGCTATCTGAACATCCTGCAGGTCAACGCCAATGACCAGGTGACGGTGCTCTATCCCAACGGCTTTGATCAAGACAACCAGGTAGGCAAGGGACTGCAGGAGTTTCCTGGCCCGCGGCCCTTTGACTGGGTGGTGCAGGAGCCCTTTGGCCCCAACCTGATCATTGTCCTGTTCAGTCGCCGCCCGCTAAACCTCTACCAGGCCAGCAGTGGTGCCCGCGATGCCTCGGGCAAGATCCTCGATGCCTTCACCAGCATGAATGCGGCCACTACCCGCAATGTGGTCGCTGCCCAGCCCCTGCAGGCCAGCGCGTTGCAATTGATCAGCTGCGCCGACCTGCGCCAGTGTGGGCCATGAGCGGCTCTCGGCGGCCCTCGAATTCAGGACGCAGAGAGCGCAGAGTTGTAAATACTCACTCCCTCTCCCCTTCAAGGGGAGAGGGCTGGGGTGAGGGGTGTTCTGATCCGTGCCCCTCTCCCCAAAGGGACGAGGGGCATAACGGACTGAGCAGTTAAGCGCAAAGAGAAAATTAACGCTCCGCGTTCTCCGCGCTTCTCTGCGATCTCTGCGTCCTTTTTGGTTCCGGCTAGGATAACTGCTGAATAGGAAGACAAATCATGAAGATGACAAACTGGTTGGTGATGGCCAGCCTGCTGCTGACTGGCCCTGCAATGGCGGCTCCCTTCTACGGCGGTCTGTTTGACCTCTACGAAAAAAACCGGCGTGAGCAGGTGCCCAACTACATCACCGAAGACCTGCTGTTGCTCAGCTATGGTCTGCTGGAAGCTCAGGCCACCCAGAATCTGGAACAAGAACAGATCATGCCCCGGACGCAGGCCATGATCCAAAAGCTGGACCAGGCTCTAAAGGTGGCTCTAAACCAGAACCAGCCGGAAGACCAAGATGAAGTCAGTCAGGCCAATCGGGACTACCTGGCTGTGCTCATGGCCCTGGGCAGCGACACAGCCTTTCCCTTGTCGCAACGCGCTCAAGCCGAGCATCAGCTGATTCAACAGGCCAAGGGTATCAGCCGCTCACCCCTCTGGGGCTATGACCTGGACTACAGCCAATTCAAGCCCCGCGGACGCTATACCCAAAGCCCGCAGTTGCAGGCGTATTTCCGCAGCCTGCGTTATGCCAATACGGTGCTGTTTGCCGTCACCCCCAGTCGCGCCACCGGGGTGACCGCAGAGATGGCCCAGCGCATGGCGGCGCAAGCGGCGCAGTTGCAGCAGCTATTGCAGACCGATGCCGAGCTGGATCAAGCCCGTCAGGCGCTATTGCAACTCATGGAGCAGCGATTCGGTCGCAACGAAGACCTCAGCGATCAAGACCTGCGCCAAGTAGTGCAGCAAAACCCGGACGACCTTGCCCTGGCCCTGCTACAGCGGGCACGCCAGCAGCAACGCCAACCGCGCATCCTCGGCGGGCTGATCGACCTGGCCAAGTTGGAGCCCGAGCTCAGCCCAGCAGATGCCCTGACCGGCTGGCGACTGCTACCTGCCAGCTTCAGCGCCGAAAGCGCCGCCTTCCAGCAACTCGTCGCTCCCTACAGTGGCGTTTGGACCGGGCAACAATCCGACCTGGCCAACCCTGATTATGCAAGGCCCTTTGGCCTGGGCAGCCTGGGTGGCCAGCCGGTCAAGGCCTATCCCAGCAGTCTGGAACTGCTCGCCCTGCTCGGCAGCCAAGAGGCCAGCCAACGCCTGCACCAGCAGCAGGAAGATCAATTCAGCGACTACGCCCAGGCCTTTGCCCAGGCCAAAACCCTGCTGCAGAGTGGCCAGGGGCTGGGGCAGCAGCGGCTGGGGCAGCAGCGGCTGGATTTCATCGCCGCCAGCGCCAATCCCGAACCGGGCAAGGATGCTCTGGAGCGCACACAAGCCCTGCGCGCCCTCTGGACCCAGAGCCGGCACAGCGAACAGCTCTACCTCAAACAGTCCTACACCCCCACGTTCAAGGCCATGGTGCTGAGCAAACCCAGAGCGGGCACCCGCTTGGAGCCCTCGGCACAGCTCTATGCCGGCCTCGGCCAGATGGCGGAATCCTGGGCGCAATCCTGGGCCAAACAGGGCATGCAAGGTTGGAGTGAGTTCGCCAAGCTGTTGCAACGCTTGGTAGAACTGAGTGAGAAGCAGGCAAGCGGTGTGCTGGATGAGGAGGAAGAGGCTTTTCTCAACCAGCTGGACAAGCAACTGCTGGCCCTCACCGGGTGTCGAGTCCCGGCTGATCATGACATGGGCGGTGCTGCTTTTCAGCTACCTGTTGCATTACTGTGAAAGCCGCGAAGCCTCGGTTGACCATTGGACTTCGCGTCCCGCCGCCGCAAACTGGCCCTATTCGGTAGCATAAGCTCACCGACGTTCAACCGAGGCCGCCTCATACCTTGTTGGTCTGAGGCGGAACCTTGCTAAACTTGGTACCGATGATCCTACACCTGAGCAGCCTTGGCTGCCGCCTTAATGAGGCCGAATTGGAGACCTGGGCGCGCCAGTTCCAGCAGCGCGGCCATGTCCTGAGCCCGGACCCACAGCAGGCCGATCTGCTGGTGGTGAATACCTGCGCGGTGACCGATGAGGCGGTGCGCAAGTCACGCAAGCTGCTGCGCCGGGCGCAGCGTGACAACCCCAGTGCCCGGCTGGTGGTGAGCGGCTGCTACGCCTCGCTCAACCCCCAGGAGTCGGCCAGCCTGCCCGGCGTCGATCTGCTCATCGATAACCGCGACAAGCCCCGTCTGGTAGAGCTGGTCTGCCAGCAACTGGACCTGCCGTTGATGCCGACAAGTGCCGCCGAGGCCGAGGCCAGCCCCTTCCGGCGCGGCCGTCAGCGTGCCTTCATCAAGGTGCAGGACGGCTGCCGCTACCGCTGTAGCTACTGCATAGTTACCCTGGCTCGGGGCGAGGAGCGCAGCCGACCGGCGGGGGAGATTATCGATGAGATCAACGCCCTGCAGCACCAGGGCATCCAGGAGGCGGTGCTCGCCGGGGTGCATCTGGGGGGTTACGGTAGTGATACGGGCAGCAGCCTGACGCAATTGATCGGCCAGGTGCTGCGGGAGACCGACCTGCCGCGCCTGCGCCTGGGCTCCCTGGAGCCTTGGGGGCTGAGCGCCGATTTCTGGGCCCTGTTCGCCGACCCGCGCCTGTTGCCGCACCTGCACCTGCCCCTGCAAAGCGGTGCCCGCTCGGTGTTGCGGCGCATGGCCCGGCGCTGTGATCCCGCCAGCTATCGCCAGCTGGTGGCCGAGGCCCGTGCGGCGGTGGCCGGGTTCAACATCACCACCGATATCATCGTCGGCTTTCCCGGCGAAAGCGAGCCGGAGTGGCGGCAGACCCTGGAGTTCTGCGCCGAGATCGGCTTTGGCCATATCCACATCTTCGCCTTCTCACCGCGCCAGGGGAGCAAGGCGGCGACCCTACCGCAGCAGATCCCCACCGAGATCAAGCGTCAGCGCAGCAAACAGCTGGAGCAACTGGCCGTGCAGGGCCGGGAGCGGTTGTTGCGGGACCAGGTCGGCCGCCGGGTGCAGGTGCTGATGGAGGGTAAACAGGCCGATGCCCAAGGCTACTGGTGGGGCTACACGCCCAACTATCTGCGCCTTGCCCTGCCCACCGAGCACGGGCTGGAACTGGGTAACCGCATCCTGGAGGTGGATATTACAGGCTGGCAGGGGGGTCACCTGCTGGGCGAACAGAGGACAGAAGTCGGGGACTGAGGATAGAAGTCAGATCGCTGAAGGCGTTTTGCGCCAGGCTAAGTAACCGATCGCGCAGCGACACCAAACACTGTCCTCCGTCTTCCGTCTTCTACCTCTGAATCAGCTTGGTCCCGCTGCAAAGGTAATGCTGTCGATGCGGCAGCGTGCGGCGGCTGTCTCGGTTGCGGCGTTGGAGCCGGTCAGGGAGAAGGGTACGGCCTTGTTGCCCAGCTGCAATTCAGCGCTCTTGCCCTTGCGCATGGCCTCCAGCAGGGCCTTGCTCAGGGGTTTCTGCAGGGCCTGATTGAAGCTAGCCTCGCCGATCTTGATGGCAAAGGCCTGGGTTTTTTCCGATACGCCGGGGGCGCTGACCCTGAGCATGGGCTTGCAGCCAAGCTGTGCATGGAATTGCAGGGCCAGCCGGGCCGGGCCATTACCGGTGAGGGCGACAAAGCGCCCCTTGCTGGCATCCAGCATGGCCCAGTCACCAAAGGCCAGGGGTTTATCCGCCGCTAGGGCAAGACCGGGAGACAACAGGGATATCAGCAGGAGTAAGTAACGCATGGCGGCATTGTAACGTGCCCGGTCCTGAGGTTAAACCTGAGAACCGGAGTTTTTTTCAGAACAAAGTCCGTGTCTCTACGACATTACGAGTAGGCATGGCAACCTCCCAAACTGAGCTTATGACACATTCTGCCAACGCGTCTTGAGCAAAATAACCCGGCAAAACCGGATCGGAATCGGCCAGGGTATCAGTCGTGATCCATATAGGACTTGCGGAAATTGAGGATCTCGGGCAGCACCTGCTTGAACAGGGGGGTGAGCCTGGGGTCGAAGTGGCTGCCGCTGTCGCGTTCGATCAGGGCGGCGGCATCCTCCACGCTCCAGGCCTTTTTGTAAGGGCGTACCGAGGTCAGGGCATCGAATACGTCGGCAATGGCGCAGATGCGCCCTTCCAACGGGATGTCCTCGCCGGCCAGGCCCTGGGGGTAGCCGCTGCCGTCCCATTTCTCGTGATGGGTCAGGGCGATGGTGCGGGCCATCTGTAGCAGGGGGTTGGGGTTGTCGCCGATGATCTCGGCACCGATCAGGGTATGCTGCTGCATCTGCCGCCATTCGTCGGCATCCAGCTTGCCGGGCTTGAGCAGGATCAGGTCGGATACGCCGATCTTGCCGATGTCGTGCATGGGCGCGGCGTTGAACAGCATCTCGGTCCACTCCGGGTTGCTGCCGTAGGCCTGGGCGATGAGCTTGGCAAAATGGCTCATGCGGATGACGTGGTAGCCGGTCTCGTTGTCGCGGTACTTGGCGGCGCGGCCCAGACGGCGGATGATCTCCAGGCGCGTGGTGTTGAGTTCCTGGGTGCGGGCATTGACCTGCTCGGCCAGTTGCCGCTGCTGATCGTACAGGGCCAGATGGGTGCGGACCCGGGCCGATACCACCGAGGGGCTGATCGGCTTGGTGATGTAGTCCACCGCGCCCAGCTCAAAGCCGTGTTCCTCGTCGGCGCTGTCATCACGGGCGGTGATGAAGATGATCGGGATATCGCTGGTCACCGGGTCGGCCTTGAGGCGCTTGCACACCTCGTAGCCGTCGATGCCGGGCATCATGATATCGAGCAGGATCAGGTCCGGCTTGGGATCGCTGACGGCGATACGCAGGGCCCGCTGGCCATCCAGGGCGACCTTGATATTGTAATTGCGGCGCAGGATGCCGCCGAGGACATCGATGTTATC
This is a stretch of genomic DNA from gamma proteobacterium SS-5. It encodes these proteins:
- a CDS encoding DNA-binding protein, translated to MANLVVRNLDPTVVAALKQRASRHGRSTEAEHRALLEEVLLHPRPKSFAEVLLGIPDVGRDEDFVRQEDKMDAARVFD
- a CDS encoding type II toxin-antitoxin system VapC family toxin — its product is MYLIDTNIISELRKHEQANAGVLRFFRQAIEQNDRLYLSVITVGELRRGVELIRHRGDLQQAVILESWLVQLLIDYGAQVLDINADVAQLWGRIRVPHPENALDKLIAATALIYDLKLVTRNKKDFSISGLTVLNPFS
- a CDS encoding type II toxin-antitoxin system prevent-host-death family antitoxin, which encodes MRHVQIAEAKATLSALLARVEAGETVAITRHGRVVARLVPDEARMASELFAPLWSESDEIDFSAPEDHPPQPIAPL
- a CDS encoding type II toxin-antitoxin system VapC family toxin; the protein is MRYLLDTNVFIGAMKGLAPIRQRLQVTPLSDIALSVIVLGELELGVEKSAYRDKNAAKLSAILENIEVYPLDAQVSRIYAQIRARLEGKGVTIGANDYWIAAQALVLDRVLVTDNEAEFSRVPDLRIESWLRG
- a CDS encoding type II toxin-antitoxin system VapC family toxin, with amino-acid sequence MIVLDTHAWLWWMNESDALPQSAAQSIASSNTVGIPAICCWELAMLVAKKRVGLSMDVAVWIDLALQRPKVKLLPLTPEIAVLSTRLPGDFHGDPADRLIVASSLAAGAPLVTKDRAITDWGYLSIRW
- a CDS encoding caspase family protein is translated as MRHTRHLTTRLLLLLVLLPALSGPLLAADRALLIGVGQYANPAFNLEGIDIDVNNMQVLAERLGFAEIRSLQDQDATAAQVEQVFKDWLIPGVGPNDRVLIYYSGHGTQVKDDNGDETDGADEVLVMHDAALTDGKIGGVLRDDLIYTWLSQIPSQNIMVLVDACNSGTVTKNISLGSLSSGVNRGQSKFLHYEGMPSAGRKEMALDNPQQGKVNYVALSAAADNERALATSKGSLFTRAVTEIVEKGLQQENKSLGLRGLKRIQSDSYSGRGGAVAAEDLTLERIHREAKPLIATYIGEEEIFDSSQMFHPQLSGNLELAQKALMVRPVLSGEGPEWQRFRALADGAGDQLKVSAESQRLEEGDLLQLRVETPGKGYLNILQVNANDQVTVLYPNGFDQDNQVGKGLQEFPGPRPFDWVVQEPFGPNLIIVLFSRRPLNLYQASSGARDASGKILDAFTSMNAATTRNVVAAQPLQASALQLISCADLRQCGP
- a CDS encoding DUF3160 domain-containing protein yields the protein MKMTNWLVMASLLLTGPAMAAPFYGGLFDLYEKNRREQVPNYITEDLLLLSYGLLEAQATQNLEQEQIMPRTQAMIQKLDQALKVALNQNQPEDQDEVSQANRDYLAVLMALGSDTAFPLSQRAQAEHQLIQQAKGISRSPLWGYDLDYSQFKPRGRYTQSPQLQAYFRSLRYANTVLFAVTPSRATGVTAEMAQRMAAQAAQLQQLLQTDAELDQARQALLQLMEQRFGRNEDLSDQDLRQVVQQNPDDLALALLQRARQQQRQPRILGGLIDLAKLEPELSPADALTGWRLLPASFSAESAAFQQLVAPYSGVWTGQQSDLANPDYARPFGLGSLGGQPVKAYPSSLELLALLGSQEASQRLHQQQEDQFSDYAQAFAQAKTLLQSGQGLGQQRLGQQRLDFIAASANPEPGKDALERTQALRALWTQSRHSEQLYLKQSYTPTFKAMVLSKPRAGTRLEPSAQLYAGLGQMAESWAQSWAKQGMQGWSEFAKLLQRLVELSEKQASGVLDEEEEAFLNQLDKQLLALTGCRVPADHDMGGAAFQLPVALL
- the mtaB gene encoding tRNA (N(6)-L-threonylcarbamoyladenosine(37)-C(2))-methylthiotransferase MtaB, whose amino-acid sequence is MILHLSSLGCRLNEAELETWARQFQQRGHVLSPDPQQADLLVVNTCAVTDEAVRKSRKLLRRAQRDNPSARLVVSGCYASLNPQESASLPGVDLLIDNRDKPRLVELVCQQLDLPLMPTSAAEAEASPFRRGRQRAFIKVQDGCRYRCSYCIVTLARGEERSRPAGEIIDEINALQHQGIQEAVLAGVHLGGYGSDTGSSLTQLIGQVLRETDLPRLRLGSLEPWGLSADFWALFADPRLLPHLHLPLQSGARSVLRRMARRCDPASYRQLVAEARAAVAGFNITTDIIVGFPGESEPEWRQTLEFCAEIGFGHIHIFAFSPRQGSKAATLPQQIPTEIKRQRSKQLEQLAVQGRERLLRDQVGRRVQVLMEGKQADAQGYWWGYTPNYLRLALPTEHGLELGNRILEVDITGWQGGHLLGEQRTEVGD
- a CDS encoding two-component system response regulator — encoded protein: MENLTKRQLILIVDDVPDNIDVLGGILRRNYNIKVALDGQRALRIAVSDPKPDLILLDIMMPGIDGYEVCKRLKADPVTSDIPIIFITARDDSADEEHGFELGAVDYITKPISPSVVSARVRTHLALYDQQRQLAEQVNARTQELNTTRLEIIRRLGRAAKYRDNETGYHVIRMSHFAKLIAQAYGSNPEWTEMLFNAAPMHDIGKIGVSDLILLKPGKLDADEWRQMQQHTLIGAEIIGDNPNPLLQMARTIALTHHEKWDGSGYPQGLAGEDIPLEGRICAIADVFDALTSVRPYKKAWSVEDAAALIERDSGSHFDPRLTPLFKQVLPEILNFRKSYMDHD